Genomic DNA from Caldicellulosiruptor hydrothermalis 108:
TTGCTGTAATTTTCGCAACAGCCCTTGGAATACCTCTTTACTCAAACGCAGCAGGAATTATTCCACTTGTAAGTGAGTTTAGGCGTCTTGGTGTATCTATGGGAACATCGCTCTCTTTCATGATGAGCGTGACAGCTCTCTCTTTACCTGAGATGATACTTCTTCGCAGGGTGTTAAAGCCACAGCTTTTAGGAATATTTGTGGCAATTGTGGGCTGTGGGATAATTGCAACAGGGTATTTATTTAACCTTATTCTTGGGTAAAAATTTTAAAGAAAGGATGGTGTGATTAGAAAATGGTTATTAAAGTTCTTGGCGGCGGATGTGCAAACTGTAAAAAGCTAATGGAAAATGCTAAAAGGGCAGCTGAGGAGCTTGGAATTGATGCTCAATTTGAAGAGGTAAAGGACATCGAAAAGATAATGTCTTACGGTGTTATGAGAACACCTGCACTTGTTGTAGATGAAAAGCTTATATTCTCTGGCAGGGTTGCAGGTGTTGAAGAGATAAAAGAGGTTTTGAAAAAAGAGGCAGGAAATTAAAAAGCTATTTTTTATTAAGAGGCGGGCAGCACACCCGCCTTTCTAACTTTCTATGTTGTATTTCCCATCACTCTTTTATCTAACCAAAATTCATTTGAGAGACTTACTCTATGTTTCAAAGTTTCAAAGAAAAATTTTTATTCATTAATTTACACAACATCACTGTACACTACAGCTTGCCCTGCTCAGCTCAGACCTATTTAAGTTCCCCCTCTTTTCCTGAACTCCAGGGCACTCATACCTTTGCATTTGTGAAAAACTCTTGCAAATGTTGAATATGAATCAAATCCAACCTCAAGAGCAATATCTGTCACAGGTTTGTCTGTTGAGACAAGAAGACTGCATGCATGCTGAAGCCTCACTTCATTCAAAAAGTTGTGAAAGTTGCTCCCAACAAGCTTTTTGAAAAGCTGGCTTATGTAAGATGGGCTCAAGTGAAACTCTTTCGACAAGGTTTTTAGGTCTATGTTCTGGTTATAATTCTTATGCACATAGTACACAAGCTGCCAGTAGTCGGTCGGAACAGGAACGCTCTCTTTTTGAGCCCTGTTTTGGACAAAGTCAGAGGCAGGTCTTTGAGAGTTTTTAGCACATGCAAAATTTCTGCACCTATCAAAATACGCAACTATCTCCAAAATCTTGGCTTTGAGTATTATCTCTGCCCACACATCCTGCTGGTTATAATATATCCATGCTTCTTTAAAAAGCCTGTCCATAACTTCTTTTTCCTTGCCTTCAAAGTAGTAATAGGGAAGGATATTTTCGTCATAGCTCAAAAGAAGCTCACCTATTCTGTAAAAAATGCTCGATGGTGCTAAAAGCTCTTCAAACGAAATGGCAACAACATAGATTGAAAGAGGGTTTTGCTCTGAATAATCTATTCTGTGAATCTGGTAAGGCATGACAATTGAAAATGTGCCGGGTTTTAAGCTGTAGCTGATTGAATTTATGTGTTCTGTCCCCTCGCCTTTTACAACATACATAAACTCAACAAAGTTGTGCCTGTGAAGCTTAAAATATCTTGGGTCTTCCCAGAAATTCAAGGCAAACTTCTGTGGACGCTGGCTAACATAATCAAAAATCTCTTCTATGTAAAGAGGCTCTTTTTCAGGCATTTATCATTTCCCCTTAACAATTTTAAATCCTCGTGTTAATTTTCATTATACCCCAATTTGCAATGCAAATTAAAGTGTGATAAAATCTTTTTTACAGGTGTTAAGAACTGCCCGGGTCGCGGCAAACCCCGGTCAAAAAAACAAGGAAAGGAAGTGCAAATTTCTATGGCTGACAAGTACCAGCAAAGAAGATTTGACATCTATGGGTATGAAAAGATTGACACAGAGGTTTTAGAAGCAATCCCATACGAATACCCTGAAAAAAGCACTGTTGTTGAATATGTAACAGAAGAGTTTTCATCAGTCTGTCCATGGACAGGTCTTCCTGATACAGCAAAGCTCACAATTCGATATATCCCTCACCAAAAACTTGTTGAGCTAAAATCTCTCAAGTATTATCTTACCTCATACAGAAACGTTGGGATACTGCAGGAGCATGCAGTAAATAGAATCCTTGATGACCTTGTAAAACTGCTTGAGCCAAAGTTTATGGAAGTGATTGGAGAGTTCCATGAGCGTGGGGGAATATCAACAAAAGTAGTGGCAAGGTATGAAAAATAACACCTTGCCACTTTTTTAATCCTCTATATGTTGCTGAAAATCTCTTCAGTTGACATTTCAAAACCCGGCAAAGCTGAAGATTTTACCACGGCTGGATGAAAAAATATTCTGCCTCTATCAAATCCACCTTCTTCTGCTTGTATAAATACAGCCACGCTTTTTTCCTGAGGATTCACTATCCAGTACTCTTTTGCACCATATTTTTCATATAGTTTTAGTTTTATAAGATAATCCCTTGCAGATGTGTTTGGAGAAACAACCTCTATAATAAATTCTGGTGCTCCTATAATCCCTTTTTGATCAATCTTAGATTTGTCACAAATGACAAACACATCTGGCTGCACAACGTTTTTTATATCCTTATCTTCAGCTCCTTTTGGTGCAAGTATCACGTCCACAGGCGAAATGAAAGGTATGCATTCTTTTCCTTGCAGAAAAATCCTCAGTTTATGGTATATGTTTCCGCACACATGCTGATGAAAAATCGAAGGAGAGGGAGCTAAATTGTACAGCCTTCCCTCGATAATTTCATATCTGTTATCATCTTCTATATTTTTGTACTTATCATAATTGAATTCTTCTAAAATGTAGTCTTCCATAATGCAGAAGCACCTTTTCAGTATGTTCTTTTCTACTTTTAATTATACACCATAAAAATTCTGCCAGCCAGCTTCTTTCTATTCAGCCCCTTCAAATATATTCACCACAAACTGCAAATTATCAAGCCTAAAGAGGGAAAAGTTGTCCCAGAAGATGCAGCTTCCACACACAATTAGCTTTCCACCGCTTTCAAACCTTTTTTGAGCAATGAGCACAGGCGATTTTTTGCCGCTGTCTGTGAGGCTTGTCTTTCTTGCCCTCAGTACAACCTCAGCTCCATTTCCCACCTCAAGCGGAGCTGAGTACGGGAACACAACCTCTTTTACACCTTTTCGGTAAAGTTCTACTTCATCTGTTGTTATTATAAAAAGGTCATCTTCTAAATGGTGTATCTCATCCTTTATACCTTCTGGCAATATATCTATTCCATATTCTCTTGTTATGCTATTGCAAATCTCAGAGACACCATCTTTGTTTTTGAAATGTGCTGTAAAGATGATTTTCTTGCCCTTTTGCACCAAGGCTTCTCTTATCTTTTCCTTTTCATCATCGCTGAAGGGATTCTCTGGGTAATTGAAAACTATGGCATCATACTCAAAAAGTCTTTCAAAATCTTCCACTTCTTCAATTGATATTCCTCTTTTTGAAAGTTCTTTGTAAAGCCCTGAAAAATAGTACCCATCAGAAAGCAGAAACTCTTGATGAGTTGCGCTCCATGCAACTTTCATCTTCTTTCTCACCCTGCATGTTTTAGTTTTTTCATTATTTGGGTGGACAAATTCTTATTTAATACTTTATATAATTTATTTTACCATCCTCAAAATTCTTCTCAAAAGCCTTAAAATGTGCAAAATTGTTCTTCATAGGTGTATTTATTTTTTGTCAGAAAGTGATATTATTATATGTGTAACTCTAAAAAGTTCAAAGTACATAAAAATTTTGAAGGGAGCGATTGACAGGGACAATGCACGGTCAAGAAGACAGAAAAATAAATAAAAACATACTCATCGCAACAACACTTTCTTCTTTTTTGGTGCCGTTTATGTCAAGCGCAGTCAACATTGCCGCACCAGATATTGCAAAAAGTTTTAAGCTCAACGCTGAAGAGCTGAACCTTGTGATAAGCATATTTTTGATATTCTCTGCAGCTTTCATTCTTCCCATGGGAAAGCTTTCTGACACATTTGACAGGACAAAGATATTCAAAACAGGGCTTTTGCTGTTTACACTTTCAACCCTGATGTGTGCACTCTCAAACACAGTAGAAATTCTTTTTGTCTTCCGTAGCCTGCAGGGATTATTCTCAGCATTCACATTTGTGACATCAATGGCAATCTTGATTGAGAATCACTCACAACAAATAAGGGGAAGGCTTTTAGGGATAAACACAGCAGTTGTGTACTTGGGAACATCCTTAGGACCTTTTTTGGGTGGCGTGCTTGTAAGGCTGTGGGGATACAGAAGCATATTTTTGTTTGGATTTGCCATAGGACTTGTTGGTTCATTTGTGAGTTTATTTTTGCTCCAAAAAGAAGTGAAAAATACAAAGCAAGCAAAACTGGTTGACAGCCTTAAATCGCTTGACAAAATGGGCACAATCCTGTCGATGACAGGGCTTTTTCTTTTGATGTACGGAGCCTCCACATTTGAACTGGGAAATACCTCTAAAATTTTGTTCTTTGCAGGGTTAATTTTGATGGTAATTTTTGTTGTTGCAGAGGCAAAACTTCAAAATCCCATTCTGGACGTAAAACTGTTTGTAAAAATCCCACAGTTTGGATTTTCAAACTTAGCAGCGCTAATAAACTACAGCTGCACATTTTCTGCGTCTTACCTTCTGTCGCTGTACCTTCAACTTGTAAAAGCTCTGCCTTCCCAGCTTGCCGGCTCAGTTTTGATTGTCCAGCCACTTTCGCAGGTTATAACCTCATTGATTGCTGGCAGAGCCTCTGAAAAGATCGAGCCGCGAAAACTCGCAACAGCCGGCATGGTCCTCACAACCATAGGACTTTTTGTGTTTTCGCTATTTAGCAGCAAGACAAGCCTTGTCTTGGCAGTAGCCAACCTTCTTTTGATGGGAATTGGGTTTGGACTTTTTTCATCGCCAAACACAAATGTTGTCATGAGCTGTGTGCCAAAATCACTCTATGGCACGGCATCATCAACAATATCTGTCATGAGAGTTGTCGGTCAAGCATTCTCAATGGCAATTGTCTCGTTTGTATCGATCATGTTTTTGAAAGGCGTAAAACTTTCGCACGAAAATTATTTCCTAATTTTAAAGAGCATGAAGATAAGTTTTCTGGTGTTCGCCTGCATCTCAATTTTGGGAGTTGTGGCATCGTACAAAAGAGGAAATATTTATTCTGAAGAAGAATAAAAATACAAAAAGGGACAGCTGATAAATTTGGCTGCCCCTTTGCTTTTTTGTATATGCTTATTTTAACACCTTTATATCCTCAACAACTGGATTTGACTGGGGACTTTGAGGATTTGTCTTAAAAGTCACCTCAACATCGGTATTTTCATCAAGATAAGAGACCTTGTCTAAAACCTCGCTTATCTGCAGAACAACATGTTTTTGGTCAAACACAAACTCTGCAAAGTTGTTATCTGCAAGTCCCACAAACTTACCTTTTAGGGTCACCTTGTCAGGTTTTTCTATGCTCACAATTCGTGGGCTGCCACCATCTTGAGGTTTTTCAAACTCAACTTCAACAATCTCACCCTCTGAAAGATTTAGCCCCTGAGTGAGATTTTCATTAGTCTCAAATTCTTTATAATCAAAATTGGTATTTATAAGAGAAAGTTGAATTGTATGTGCATCAACACCACCATCAAATCTTGCAAAAGCTTTGTAAACATCTGACAAAGTGGTTGTATTCTGTTGATTTTGTGAGGATGGCTGGGATGACACGCTCTGTCCCTGCTGTGTCTGGTTCGGATTGGTTTGTCCAGTCTCTTCTTGTAATTGCTGGGAGGGTTGGTCTGTCTGCAAAGTTTGGTCGACAGCAGCAGGTTTTTTAGCAAGATACCCTGTCATGTAATATCCAGCCAAAATACCAAGAGCACATACTGCCACAATCAAAACCACAACCCAAACTCTTTTAGTATTGGCTTTTTCTCTTTTCATAGATATTCTAAACTCCTTTTCGGTTACAAAAATCAAATCTACATTCTTAATTTATACCTATTAGTCTACAGCAACAAAAATGCAAAATCAATGGAATTTTAAGACGCAGCAGCTCTTTTGTAATGCCTGCTTTGTCCTTTTCCATGTCCAACTTTTCTGCCAAGCGAAACAATGATTGACTCAATACAACCTCTGCACTTTGTGGCATCTTCATTTATACAAATCTTTCCAGGATACAGCTCATATTTGAGTTTGTACTTGAGGTCATTTACGTTCGGCATTACAATGTTTGCACCGCACATGAGCCCCTTTTGTCTTCCAAGTGGGTCTAAAGTGCCAAGCGCAGTTGTTGCAGGAATATTGGCATCTGGAATCAAAAGCCTCAAAATGGCAATGCTCTTGAGGGTCAAATCCACCGAACCTTCCTCTGCATCTTTTAGAGGCGTCTGTGGATGAGGAATAAAAGGTCCGATGCCTATCATATCTGCATCCAGCTCTTTTACAAGAAGTATATCCTGTGCCAAATCATCAATAGTTTGCCCCGGAAGGCCTATCAAAAAACCTGTCCCAAGCTCATACCCAAGATTTTTGATCCATTTGAGACACTCTATCCTGTTTTCAAAGCTCATTCCGGGATGATATTTTCTATATAGCTTTTCGTTTGAAGTTTCAAATCTCATCAAAAACCTGTCTGCCCCGGCATCTTTGAATGCCTTGTACTCATCATACGACCTTTCACCAATCGAAAGTGTTATAGCAACATCCACACTGCTTTTTATCTTCCTTATAATTGAACACAGACTGTCTTTATTGTAATACATATCCTCACCAGACTGCAATACCACCGTGCGGTACCCCATCTGATACGCCCTTTTCGCAACCTCTACAATCTCATCTTCCTGCATTCTGTAACGCTGAGCTTGTCTATTGCTTCGCCTCAGTCCGCAGTAAAAACAGTCGTTTTTGCAGTAGCTCGAAAACTCAATAAGCCCTCTTAAAAAAACCTCGTCGCCAACATGCTCTTTCCTTACCCTGTCTGCCGTTTTGAAAAGAAGATCTCTATCATCACCTTCTGCCATCAGCAAAAGCTTTATCTCATCCTTTGTAAGAATATTCTCATGACATGCTTTTTCCAAGATATCTTTTACTTTCATTTTATTGACTCTCTCCTGTCATAAAGAAAATTTTGAGTATTTCTATCTACTTTGCTGCTATTAATTATACCACATTTTAAACAGGTTTAAAAGTCAATTGCCATCCACCTTTTCCCAGAATGGTATACATATTTATTTTTGTGGTATAATTGAATAAGGAAAGAGGGGAGGAATATTCGTTGCAAAGCAAAAATAAAAAAGCAAAAAAACAAACGCCGTTTAGGCTTTTTCTCAAAAGCTTTGTAAGAACTATTTTAGTACTTTTGATTGCAAGCATGGCAATTTTAATTGGTGCTGGTTTTGGAATGGTCACAGGATACATAAAGGCAATACCAGCAAATGCTCTGGAGATAATAACTTCTTCTGTAGATACTCAGACAACTATTGTCTACGACCAGAGCGGAAACGAAATTGCCCGGCTTCATGGCAATGAAAACAGGATAAGAGTACCATATAGCAAGATTCCAAAAAACCTTATAAACGCTTTTGTTGCAATTGAGGATGAGAGGTTCTGGCAGCACAACGGGATTGACATCAAAAGAATATTCGGCGCAATATTCAAAAACATAAAAACCGGCTCTCTTTCAGAAGGCGCAAGCACAATCACCCAGCAGCTTGTGAGAAACAAACTTTTGAGCTTTGAAAAATCTTTCAAACGAAAGATTCAAGAGCAATACCTTGCCATTCAGCTCGAAAAAAGATGGACAAAAGAACAGATTTTAGAAGAGTATCTCAACACAATTAACCTTGGCAGCGGAGCATACGGGGTTGGAGCAGCAGCGTACACCTATTTCGGAAAGGATGTATCGCAGCTGACCCTGGCAGAGTGCGCCCTAATTGCCGGAATTACTCAAAACCCTTCATATTATAATCCTTATGTATTCCCAGACCATGCAAAGAAAAAGCAGGAAATTGTTCTCAAGAAGATGCTTGAGCTTGGATATATAACCGAACAAGAGTACTTAGAGGCAAAAAATCAGCCACTTGTTTATGTAAAAAAAGACATCTCTGCAGAAAGTGCATACAAACATCCGTACTTTGTTGATTCTGTGATAGATGAAGCCATTGAAATTCTATCTGAAAAGAAAAGAATTTCCGAGGATGAGGCAGAAAACTTAATCTATGGCGGCGGGCTTAAAATCTACACAACAATGGACGAAACCATACAAAGTACAATGGAAGATGTCTTTTCAGACCCGTCAATCATGCCAAAGATAAAACACTACGATGCATCAGGAATACCACAGCCACAGGCAGCAGCTGTTTTGATTGACTTCAGTACAGGTGCTGTGAAAGGCATTATGGGCGGAAGAGGAAATTTGAAAGGTGTTAGGCTTTTGAACCGTGCGACAATGTCTGTTCGCCAGCCGGGCTCTGCCATAAAGCCAATTGCTGATTATAGCTTAGCGCTTGAAAATGGTTATACTGCTGCAACTGTGATTGACGATATTCCTTTTTCAATCGGGGGGTATACTCCTCGAAACTGGTATAAAAGCAATGTTGTATCCGGCAAGCGTGGATACAAAGGATTTATGACAGTAAGAGAAGCCTTGATATGGTCGGCAAACGTTCCTGCTGTAAAGGTTGCATATAATCTGGGAATTCAAAATGTTTACAGGAATCTAAAAAGGTTTGGTTTTACAACTCTTGCACCACAGGATATGAACAGTCTTTCAATTGCAATTGGTGGATTTACCTATGGAGTCAAGCCCATTGAGCTGACTGCTGCGTTTGCTGCAGTTGCTAACAGCGGTGTGTATATAAAGCCCTATTTTATAACAAAAATTGAAGACAAAAACGGTATTACAATATTTGAAAGAACGCCCTATAAGAGAAGAGTAATGGATGAAAAGAATGCATATATACTTACAAATATGCTCCAGAGCGTTGTCACTGCAAGGATAACAGTAGGTGTCAGATTTTCATACCCTGTTGCAGGAAAAACCGGTACCACCGATGATAGCAAAGACAGATGGTTTGTGGGATACACTCCAAACTATGCGCTTGGCGTATGGGTTGGCGAAGACAAGCCTGTTGCACTGAATTATTTAACCGGGACAAATCCGGCACTGAAAATTTTCAAAGGAATAATGGACAGGGTTGTGAGCCAAAAAGGTGTAAGCTCAGAGTTTATAAGACCAGCTGGAATTGTGGAAAGGTATGTGTGTAAAGAGTCAGGCAAACTTGCAACAAGCCTTTGCAAACAAGATCCTCGCGGAAGTCAGGTTATAAAAGAGATATTTGCTGAAGGCACAGAACCAACAGAGTACTGCGACAGGCATGTAAAACTTAAAGTTTGCACAGAGTCCAAAAAGCTTGCAACACAGTACTGCCCAACAACAATTGAAAAGGTGTTTATAAAAAGAGATAATCCTATTTGGCCAGGTTCTTCGGTTGTCCCACCTGATGATTATATGTACCAAGCACCAACCAGCTACTGTGACATTCACAAAGCACCGCAAGAGGTGGTTGTGCCGAAGCAAAACAATACATCACAGCAGCAGGAGCAGTCTTCTGCACAAAGCGAGCAGCCATCATCGGCTGATCAGGGCAGCCAGCAAAGCGTTGAAGAAAACCTGCCTCTTGAGAGTGGTACAACACAATCAAGCACTTATTCTTCACAGTAGTGAGAGGGAGGAATAAATATTTTGAAATTTTCATTGAGCAAAATAAGGTAAAACTCTACGACGCAAAAACCATACATTACAAGAAAGGGGCTATCTTTGCAAATAGCCCCTTTTTTGATACCATCATCCTTGTTTGGTCTATTACAAAGATCATTCTATAAGCGCTGTTATACCATTTCAGTCCATTTTCTGAGCATTTTAAAACTATATCCAAAAAACAATTCAGTCAAATCTTATTTACAAGCAATGATTTACTATTTTGTTATTACATTTATTACCTTTTAAAGCCATGTATATAGATAAACCTGCGAAATAAAGTTTTTGTATTTACCAATTGCTGTCGACCTGTAATCCCCCCAAAAACCCCTGGGGGTCGACAGCAAAAGGTCGTTTTTGGCATCCCTTGACTTTCAATTGCTTGTGGAATATAATAGAAATAATCTACAGTAGCTTGAAAACTTAACCATTTGTTCCTTGTGAAATTTCTCAAACCATCTACGGTTTGTAGCCTCCCCGTTGGGGATTGAAACCAGAATACTCTTTTTCTGTTTTATTTACTGCATTTGTTTGTAGCCTCCCCTTTGGGGATTGAAACACGCAGAGCATATATTATATGATTCAATAAAATGTTTATACTTTACAGAGGAGGGAGTCAAATGAAAATTAAAACCAAAAAAGTAATTAACATTATTGTTATTTTAGCATTATTAACAAATTTATGTATATCAAATACAGCAGTAGTTTATGCAGATACCAATTCTGCAACTGCACAGATTTCAAATGTACAGGTTACAACTACCAAGACAGCAGGTAGAACTGTAACATACAAGATTAATTCTATAAATCCAGACGAATTAAGCAAAGTAATAAATGATTTTAACAGCAAGTATGGATATTTGGATGTAGAGGATACTATAATTATAGAGTTTCCAGGTGATTATTTATTTAATTTGATTAATGATTGTTTGTTATATGAGTTTGATATTACAAATTATACTAGTAGTATGAGTCAGTATAGTCACGAAGTCTTAGATAAAAAGTATGGTGCTATGAAAACATCAATTAGTTCTACTAGTCTTTACTCATTTATGAGATACAAAAAAAGCAATGGTAAGTATAGATATGTTTATGTAGATCCACGTTCTCCATTTAATTTTTATATAGAAGATAAAGATTTTTATAAGTATTTTAAAGTTAAAGAAGATTCAATGTTTAGCAGTTCTGATGCAAAGCATATTTTTTATTCAAAAGATTTCTTTTCACTAAATCCAATTGGACAATATTTTTTTAATAGATTAAAAATAGCACCTATAAGCGGGTATTCATTTATATATCAGGGTAAGATGTATATTTGTGGATTGGAGCCAGCTTATAACTTTTTCAAAGAGTTTTTAAGTAAGCCAGCAGAAAATATAGATGATTTACCATTTGAACCTATAGAGTCTGCAGAGGGATTTAAGGTAATTATAGCAAATGCATTGTATAAAACAAGAATTTGTGATACAGAGACTTCTCTTGAACTTGGTAATATTTGGGATGGACAAATTCCATATCTAATACAGACATTAAAAGATATAAGACAGAAGGCTAAGGAAATGACTAAAGGATGTAAAGATTTAGTAGATGTGGGATTTAGGTTGGAGAGATTTTTTTATACTGAAGTTAAGTATGACTACAAGTGGTTAGAAGAAGGTGTATCAGCTGTAAAAGCTGAAAAGATAAAAAGTGATAGTGAATGGAATACTGAAAAAGGGAAAAAATATGCTTGGGCTAAAAGTTCTATTATGAAAATATGGAATTATAGATATGGTATATGTCAAGATTATGCACGTTTAGCTGAGGTTTTAGGATTTTACATGGGTTTAAATACATTATATGCTGATAGCAATGATTTAAATCATGCATGGTATGTTCACGATATATATGGATTACACTGGTCTTCGGATACTTTAGGTACTACTACTGATCATATATTAACACCTGTAACTATATTAACTATAGGTCATCAAATGGATAATAAACCTGTTATAAGTGAATTTTTAGAGTGGCATACAACAAGAGGGTTTATAAATTTATTAAAAACTAATAGGAGTTTTGCCGAAAAATTATTTAAAAAGCTTGTAGACAATTATAGAATACTTTCAACATATTCACCTGAAGTATTTCTTAATGATGATTATAATTATCGTATTTATGACATAAATGGTAAATGGGCACCAAATTCTTTTACCCAAGATTTATGGAGAAGAGAAGCTTTATTTGTATTATTTCCAAAATATAAAGAGCCACCTAAGAAAGTAACTTCTATAGAACAGGTGTTTAAAGATTTGGATAGTAGGAATATGAATGATTATGAAGTTAGAAATTATTATATATTGTTACAAGATTTATTTAAGAAAGAGCCCAAGTCTTTAGAGGAAGGCAGACAAGTTCCTATAGATATACTAAGAAAAATTTTAAATTATGTAACAGTTAAAACTGGCAAAGAATATAATTCGTTAAAGGTAAATGATGATTTAGAATTAAGATATATTGATAAATTAGATTCATATGTTGTTCTTGATCCAAATATTCTTGTATGCAACAAAGTATATTATACTTATATTTCTTATGTCTTCCCTTATGTAGATTTATACTTTTTAGTAAAACCTGTATATAAAAAAGAAGGTATTGCATATGGTATTTATGTAGGTAAGTTACCTAAATCAGGAGATTTAAACTCAATAGATAACAAGTTTATAGAAGATTATATTAAGAATATACCAATTTATAGAGCAAATCTTGCTGAGAGTGATTTAGCTTTTAAGACATTTACAGTAGAAGATGAACCAGTTGTTGATAAATTCGATATAGTGGTTAGAGAGGGAGACACTTTTAAAATAAATGTATCCCAAAAGTATGGATTGCCAAACACAAAGTTTAAGTTTATATCTGTATCAAAAGAAAGCATGGATAAGTTATTACAAGGTAAAATATCGGAAGCCAGTTCACAAGTAAGTGAGATAAAATATTTAGGCAATTCTACGTTTAAAGCATTGGAACCAGGAATTGTAAAAATTATACCAGTATATGAAGATGAGCAGCTTTTGTTGGATTTAGGTAAGACTTTATTAATGTTTTCACCTGATAATAAGAGTAATTATTCTAGTAGTGAGTGGCTTAATAATCACTTTGCATTTAGACAAGATTGTGGTATCATTGATATTTTAGGCAATTCTTATAGAACAACATGGGGATTTACAAACGAAGAAAAGATTGCTAATAGCACATGGTTTTATACAATACATCCATTTGATGATGAGGCTAGAAGATTGTTCACTACTTTTCCAGCAATGTCAATTAAAGTTAAGGTATTACCATCACCTAAAGCTTATTTTAAAACAAGCAAAATAATAGCTAAAGTTGGAGCTGTAATAACATTACCGATAGCAACTACTGGCAGTGGAGCAAAATATAAGATTGTAGTGTCAAATCCTAATATAGTAGAAATTAAAAATAATAATAGTGTAAGAATAAAGTCTAAAGGTATAGTTAAACTAACTATTATAAATAGTAATGGAAGTAAGAGCGAATGTATTGTAGAGGTAAAATAGTATTTGAATTACTAATATATTTTCAATATCAAGTTGGCTGCATAAAGGAGGCGAGTTTACCTCATACCTCTTTACATTTTTGAAAATTGAACTTCTGCGAGTATTGATACATTTTAAATTGGTACTTCAATTAAAGCAATATATCAAATCAATCAATACAGGAGGTGCATTGAAATGATAAAAATTAAATTGAATAAGAAGTCAATTATAGCATTGACAGTTGTGGTTGTATTTATTTTAGTATCAGTATTGGGTGCTATATTTTATAATGAAAACACAAAACAAGATACTATGCAGAATATTA
This window encodes:
- a CDS encoding transglycosylase domain-containing protein yields the protein MQSKNKKAKKQTPFRLFLKSFVRTILVLLIASMAILIGAGFGMVTGYIKAIPANALEIITSSVDTQTTIVYDQSGNEIARLHGNENRIRVPYSKIPKNLINAFVAIEDERFWQHNGIDIKRIFGAIFKNIKTGSLSEGASTITQQLVRNKLLSFEKSFKRKIQEQYLAIQLEKRWTKEQILEEYLNTINLGSGAYGVGAAAYTYFGKDVSQLTLAECALIAGITQNPSYYNPYVFPDHAKKKQEIVLKKMLELGYITEQEYLEAKNQPLVYVKKDISAESAYKHPYFVDSVIDEAIEILSEKKRISEDEAENLIYGGGLKIYTTMDETIQSTMEDVFSDPSIMPKIKHYDASGIPQPQAAAVLIDFSTGAVKGIMGGRGNLKGVRLLNRATMSVRQPGSAIKPIADYSLALENGYTAATVIDDIPFSIGGYTPRNWYKSNVVSGKRGYKGFMTVREALIWSANVPAVKVAYNLGIQNVYRNLKRFGFTTLAPQDMNSLSIAIGGFTYGVKPIELTAAFAAVANSGVYIKPYFITKIEDKNGITIFERTPYKRRVMDEKNAYILTNMLQSVVTARITVGVRFSYPVAGKTGTTDDSKDRWFVGYTPNYALGVWVGEDKPVALNYLTGTNPALKIFKGIMDRVVSQKGVSSEFIRPAGIVERYVCKESGKLATSLCKQDPRGSQVIKEIFAEGTEPTEYCDRHVKLKVCTESKKLATQYCPTTIEKVFIKRDNPIWPGSSVVPPDDYMYQAPTSYCDIHKAPQEVVVPKQNNTSQQQEQSSAQSEQPSSADQGSQQSVEENLPLESGTTQSSTYSSQ
- a CDS encoding transglutaminase domain-containing protein, which gives rise to MKIKTKKVINIIVILALLTNLCISNTAVVYADTNSATAQISNVQVTTTKTAGRTVTYKINSINPDELSKVINDFNSKYGYLDVEDTIIIEFPGDYLFNLINDCLLYEFDITNYTSSMSQYSHEVLDKKYGAMKTSISSTSLYSFMRYKKSNGKYRYVYVDPRSPFNFYIEDKDFYKYFKVKEDSMFSSSDAKHIFYSKDFFSLNPIGQYFFNRLKIAPISGYSFIYQGKMYICGLEPAYNFFKEFLSKPAENIDDLPFEPIESAEGFKVIIANALYKTRICDTETSLELGNIWDGQIPYLIQTLKDIRQKAKEMTKGCKDLVDVGFRLERFFYTEVKYDYKWLEEGVSAVKAEKIKSDSEWNTEKGKKYAWAKSSIMKIWNYRYGICQDYARLAEVLGFYMGLNTLYADSNDLNHAWYVHDIYGLHWSSDTLGTTTDHILTPVTILTIGHQMDNKPVISEFLEWHTTRGFINLLKTNRSFAEKLFKKLVDNYRILSTYSPEVFLNDDYNYRIYDINGKWAPNSFTQDLWRREALFVLFPKYKEPPKKVTSIEQVFKDLDSRNMNDYEVRNYYILLQDLFKKEPKSLEEGRQVPIDILRKILNYVTVKTGKEYNSLKVNDDLELRYIDKLDSYVVLDPNILVCNKVYYTYISYVFPYVDLYFLVKPVYKKEGIAYGIYVGKLPKSGDLNSIDNKFIEDYIKNIPIYRANLAESDLAFKTFTVEDEPVVDKFDIVVREGDTFKINVSQKYGLPNTKFKFISVSKESMDKLLQGKISEASSQVSEIKYLGNSTFKALEPGIVKIIPVYEDEQLLLDLGKTLLMFSPDNKSNYSSSEWLNNHFAFRQDCGIIDILGNSYRTTWGFTNEEKIANSTWFYTIHPFDDEARRLFTTFPAMSIKVKVLPSPKAYFKTSKIIAKVGAVITLPIATTGSGAKYKIVVSNPNIVEIKNNNSVRIKSKGIVKLTIINSNGSKSECIVEVK